ATAGGTTGTGATGCAGACTCCTGATTGTTCCTCTTCCTATTCCCAGCTTGAGTAGAGATGTTAGGAGTTAGCTGAGATGCATAGGCCTTATTGTTTCCCTTACCGGCACGAGTAGAGTTGCTAGGTGTTGGCTGGGATGCACATAGAGTAGCCTTCTTTTTACCCTTATCAGCATGATCAGATTGTGATGCAACTGTTTGTTTTTTTGCAAGTTACCTTTTCTCCCTTCCTGTTAACCCACCCTTACATGTTCTTGAATTGTGACCAAAGCACTTGCAATTTTTGCACTGCACAGTGGTTGATCTCTTTCCTTTCTCCTTCTCACCATCTTCCCTCCTTCTATTCCTTGATGGCCTTCCTGCGGCTCTCTTCATTATTGGAGGAAGGATTGTAGGCATATCATTCTCTGGCCACTGCTCATAATCTGGGATTGAGTTGATGTTGTTTCCATAAGCTTGCTTGTATGTTGCTACTGAATACCAACTACTTGCATAATTGTGTGGGTCATCACCTCGGGCAATAATGGCTCTCATGGAATGCCTGCATGGTAAACCACTGTTGAATTTTCACCCTAATGTTGGGACACAAATCATTGTTGTCCCAATGTTCACAATTTTGCCTTCTAGTTGCCATTCTCACCATACACACCCTCCTGATCCCTATGACAAACAAGTAAATTTTTTAATCTACACTTAAAATTAAATCCGTAAATTCACAAAATAATAACTTCACAACATAACTCATACCTTCAAGCAACGTTAGCACAGGTCTACATCTATCTGCACCCAACGTGGCATTGAAACTTTCCACAAAGTTAGTCTTATTCTCATTGGTGCATATCTTAGGATCAAATTTATGTCTTGACCATCTTGACTGGCCTCCCAGTTTGGATAGCCAAATCAAGGATAAATGATTTGTCTGTTGCAATTTCTCCATGGCTTTCTTGAAAGTGAAAGGAGAAGTTGCACTACAGGCCCTCCAAAATAAAGAATGCATAAGAGGTCCAGGAAATGGCTTTTGCCAATTTTTTACCAAGTGTTTGATACAATATCTTCTTCCTACCTGAGGCCATAATTCATTAAGTGCCACATCAATCCCCTGTGAAACAGAATAAATGAGTTAGCTTACAAATACACACGTAAAGCATATAAATAAGTCACAAATGATATAAATTGTAATACCTTTTGCCTATCAGATATTATACACCAATCATCTCCCCTTTTCCCTTCCTTCAAAATCTTCTTCAAGTGCCAAAGAAAGAATTTCCAACTGTCTGCATCCTCACCGGGAACTATTGCCCATGCAAATGGCCACAATTCATTGTTAGCATCAAGGGCAACAGTAAACAAAATTCCTCCAAAATTCCCTTTCAGATGGGCTCCATTAACTCCTACAAGACTTCTGCAACCGGCATGCAAACCATCAATTGCACCCTTGAACGATAAGAATATGCTGGAGAAGATCAATGGTCTCTCTGGttcattatggtttttccaagCACAGAAGGCTGCTGACCGAGTATTAGTGATCATCACCATTTCACAGTATTTTGGAAGATAACCATATGACTCATCATATCCTCCATTAAGCTCCTTCAGTGCCCAATTCTTCATGCAATACACTGTACTAGTAGCCATTGTAATACCAAACCTTTGCCACAACAACTCATTCAAGGTCTTTCCAGAAATATCATTATTAGCCCTGATATCATTCATTAGTTTCACTCCAGCCAACTTCACATTTACTAAAGGATTCCTGTCATCTAATCCCATACAAGTATGTTCAGAATTTTGAATACTCTTTATAGCCCAAGTCGTTCCATCAGGCAACCTACTTGAGTAAATCCTCCAAGAACAATGATAATCTTTACATCTAGCTGTGAATCTAGATGGACTCGACTTATCAACAATCAAAGAAAATCCGGATTGGATACAATAGTCTCTCAGCACCCCTTTGAAATGTTCCTTGTCAGTAAGATCATCCAAGGCTTGATTACTATGTTCCCAAATTCTTCATCAATATACATATCACCATTTTGGTACAACTTATTAAAATAAGCtacatcatcaccatcattcTCAAAGCAAGGGTCTTCATATGGATCATATTCATCATGAATCATAGGCATATTCATCTGATCATCCTCTCCCTCCAtaatatcatcatcatcatctactTCCGAGGCATCATCCATATCATCCATATCATCCTCAATCTTCTTTTTATTatttccctttttctttttttgagatTGAACGACGCTACTTTCACCAACTTCAGTAGTAGTAATGGGTTGGGAAAAACTGAGTAAAGGTTCAGTAATAGGTTGGGATAAATTGATTACAGGTTCAATAATAGCTTGGGATAAACTGATTACAAGTTCAATAATGGGCTCAACAGTTGGCTGAGATGGCTGAGATAAATTGATAACTAGACTAGGTGTGACTCTAGGTATCATTAACCCCTTCCTAACGGCAGTGGTTCTAGGTATCTTCTGCAGAACCATGCTTGCTTTGTTTGCAGTACACATTGGGACATTTGGTGCATTAGAGAAAGTAGAACTTGGCTCAGTATTCCTTGTAGTGGATGGTGGTGGAACAATAGGTGCATTTGAAAAGGTTCCAACGGGCTGATTTATCCTCACACTTCTTCTAGGGACAAAAGGCTTACCCTTGCCAACTTTTTCTTTAGCCAAAACTTTAATAGGAGACACTTCATGAGACATTTGTAGGTCTGTCCATGTCCACTCACAAGCATGGTTGAGTGCATCATCTTTAAATTCATATCCTGGACAATCACTAGTTTCTCTCTCTGTAGGGATAGGGCTTTTTGATATCACAAATTCCATTTTCTTAGGTGGGTTACAAGTAACTTCCATTGTAGGTATATTTAAAACTTCCCCGGTTTGAGTTTCCTTAAGTCTTCTAGCAGCCAATAAACAATCAGTTGGTTTATTAACCTCCCCAAcctatatataaataatattgcTATTATTTAGTTTGGAAAACATGGTCATTAGGTCTTGGTCAGTTTCTAGTTCACAATGTTTTTGTTTAAACACATATGCAAACGAGGGGTATTTAGCCATTGGAACCCTTTTTTCCCTAGCTTTATCTTCGTACTCAATTATCAAATCAAGCCACATGACCTTATCAGTGTCATCAATAATAAGATCTACATCCTTTCCCCTATATTGGAATCTTAACATTACGTTATCAACCATTCTGCAACAACAAATCATGTACAAAATTCAGACatgaaaaatcataaaagacaaCATGTACTCTGAAAATGGCCTATAGTACTTTGACCCTTCATATCCAGTACTAGAGATTCAAGACTTTTCTCTTTGGGGTAGTAATGTAGTATACGTTCTCTTTCATTTTATTGTAAAAAgtaaaacaattggttttttTCCTTTCAAAAATTACTCATTTTTTGTTGTGGCTGATTGCAtttacaacaaaaaaaattggcCTCTGACACATGTACAAGAACAACTAGTATGATTCCTATTTGTGAATTCAATAAGATCAAATTGGAAATAAAGAAAGAGTATTTACCATTGGTCATAACACCTGATATACAAGGTGTATGATTGACAGAGAATAAGCCAAAACGCAAGACATATTATGTAAAATCAAATTCATAACTGACAGGGGAATGCTAACAAGCgctgaaataaaaaaattactagAATATGTAAATTAATAACTGATACAGAATAATCCAAGAGTCATAAACACAGACTATGTAAATCAATAACCAATTgaatttaaaaccctaaaattaaAACAGAGTGTAAACAAAAAATCCAATTGAATTTCAATTTAATTATGAAGCACAATTACAAATTAACATATAAAGGTGTAAAAGATTGTCTGACTCACATGAATTTTGTCAAAATACTTCAAATAGTTGTTGTTGCAATTATATGGTAACCCGCAATTCTCTTGTTCTCGCAATTCCTCCAAATTCCAATTGAAGAGTGAGTAGCGTAATTCCGTTTTTTATATCCCTAAATATTTTGAGGGGAAAAATTCTTCAAACAGAGAGAAGGAATCAGATTGAGAAGAGATAATTTGAATGAGAGCAATTTTGAGGAAGGAAGTTAAGGAGTTTACCTCAAAATTTTAATCGTTAAGTGCAGTGTTTGAGAAGGGGGAAGTCATATATGTGAGGGTGAGTTAGAGGGTAGGTTAGTAATTACGTGATTTAACCACACAAATCATCATTAAAGTCGTCGTAATTAGTAAATTAGAAACATAgggccatatttaaaactatgGTTTTATTATTTCCACCATTTAGAATTTGTGATAGTTGGAGGTCACCACCTAGAATTTCCCATAATTGATTTGTATGAGAAAGTggaatatactccctccgtttctttttgatcttcctgtttggagttttgggtggaaattaagaaactggaatcttttaatgattgggtgtaagagtaatgattgggtataagagaaaataataaataaatgaagaaagtaataaagaaatgaaggagagagaagatatttttatgaaagtaatagaaaatcataaaagtgggatTGGGTGGGTGAATAGGGAAATGTGATTGGGTGGGTGAATAGGCCCAGGGGCGGATTTGAAGCCTGGCCTGCCTGGGCCAGGCCCCCCCAAACATAAAAAATGAAGCTAGACTTTTCTATTGGGCCCCCCCTAAAATCTTTACACAATTCTGATTTCAGCCCAATTTATCCCTTCATATCCTTAgaaataaaaagataaaataaataatacattTAACCAATCCTAGGATTTCACGTAATCACGTGTAtttaggggtgtcaaatcgggtcatcgggtcgatttcggttcgggttcatcggttcgggttgaaatcgGTTTATTTTGCTATCGGttcggttcgggtcgggttgaaaaattaacggttcggttcgggttcgggttatgtggtacgggttcatatcgggtcgggttcataacgGGTCGGGTGCAtaacgggtcgggttcatatcgggtcgggttccaATCGGGTCGGTTCATATTTGGTCGGGTCATAAACGGGTtaagtcgggttcatatcggttcgggttaatatcgggtcgggttcataacgggtcgggttcatatcgagTCGGGTTCATACCGGGTCGGGTCAGATCGGGTCGGTTTGTAGTCGGGTCGTGTCAAATCGGTTCAGTTTGTTAACGGGTTTAGCCGGATTgtaatcgggtcgggttcatatcgggtcggattcatatcgggtcgggttcatatcgggtcgagttcatatcgggtcgggttcatgttTAGTCAGATCAATTATGATACAACTAATGTCAGgttattactaaaatcacaattttcaatacgtttatattataatatctacattattaaagctaggtgaaaggtaaaagaaaagaggtcatataatttgattacgtgattttaactaatgttattttcttttttgacgaacaactaatgtagtaatgttcactatccaattaatttcataaacttaattaaCAAAAGTCAGTCAATGTCTTTTATTATGTCTTGTAATATTTACCAATCATATTATTCAAATGGAATCAAAATCATCtatgccccccccccccccccaccatgCCAGAGTATTGCCAAACATGTATTGATGAACTGAACTAAATACTAATAAtgtagtaattaataatcgataaagatgaattaatacgtaatgaatttgtaaagtttgtaaatacaactttgtcatatattcatattggtttaaacATCAGAGAGAGTAACATGTTCAACAACGAAACGAGACAAAACAACTtcaattgttaatgaattaagtCGATTCAATTAACACATAGCTTTTCGATTAGTTCTTAAGTTATAAGCTTATGACTTTATAAGGTATTGAATTATatcaatttagtttaatgatcGATTAGACAATTAGTCAGTTGAATACAAGTCAACAAAAGAGTGTCAGGCtaataaaacaatacaaattcACGAGTTTTATAGTTTTACAACATTGTCAAAAAGTAAGGAATATAACATTCTACATTTATTACTCTAATAAGCTAATAAGTAATAACTGATGAATTAATGATAATAATTAGTTTAAACTAAAAGTCCATATATGACATAACTATAACTATGTAAGGATATAAATCTATAACGATATAATTGTGTAATTATATAAGCATATAGCTTTGTGAGGTTATTAGTTAAAACTATCTATTAATTCTATATAATTTTATGAGATTACAAGTTCACAATTATATAGCTATGTATGAAGGTAATTATATAACTATGTAAATATATATAACTTTATGAGATATAGATCGGTTTACATCTATCTAATTCTATAAGACTATAACTATACAGTAATATAactctaacaccaaaaaaaaaaacagtaatATAACTCTATTGGAAATTTATCTATTAAAGAACAATATGTTAAATGAGTTTAAATGAGAACATGTCTAGTTACTTAGTCGGTTGATAAACAACAGTTCGAATACTCGTTTAAACAACGCATATTGAATTATATCTTTGATTTATAAAGGTTCAAGAAGTACAATTATTGCTTACGAGTGATCCACTATAATATATATGATATACAACGATATCAATATTaccttaaaaatatatatatatatatatatatatatatatatatatatatatatatatatatatatatatatatatatatatatatatatatatcaatatGCTTTATACATAATTACTTTCGCAATATCAACCCAACCCGATAACCTGAAAGttctaaaagaaaagaaatttattttcaaacttattttcaaatttatttttaaaaaataaagtacTAATATTTTAAGTTGGATACAAAATAAAATACTAATTTGGGTGTACTATGTACAGAGTAAATTATACGAAATAAATTATACGGTGTACTACTGTACTAGGTATTTGTGTACGTACTTTGTTTCTTGCCCTAATAAAACAATGGGCCAAGCCCAAAATCCTATTTCTAACCCTAAAATCTAATGACTATATAAGCTCCTCAAAAACCCTAAAAACTCACCCTACACTCTCTTGCAGTCATTCACTCTCTCTCAAAGATCTCTCTCTTTCAcgattctctctctctcttcattttacGGTTCTCACTCTCTTCATTTTTAcggctctctctctcctctcaaagatctctctcttcatttttctGGATCTTCTTTCTCTTTTCCGGTTTATTCCTCTTCACAAGGTGATTTTTTTTCGATTTATTGTCTTATTTTTCCGATTTATGTGCTAATTTTCATGTTAATTTTATGGGTGATTTTGTGGATTTAAATTGTTGATTTTATTCGATTTATTTGATACTAATTATCTCTATTCATTTTTCCGATCTCGGGTTTCTTGCGCCGATCTCCGCCTCTCTACTCTCAACTCCTCAAGTTTTCGGCTTCCTCTTCACTAGGTGATTGTTTTCTAATTTGtttcgatttttttatttatttatgtgctAATGTTTATGCATATcgattttcttatttatttcgatttattttcttattatttttgactattttttcgatttattttcttattttttcttcAAGATATGGATAATTGTTGATCTGGGTTGTTATGGGTTTAGGAATTTTAGTTTTATTCGAAGGTTTAAGTTTCTGGATTTTCGAAGCTTTGAGTTTCTGGGTTTTCCAATAAGTTTTGAAGCTTTGATTTTCTgggttgtttgttgtttgctcATTTTTCTGGGTGTGATTCAAAGAGACACAAGTTCAGAACTGTGATTTTAGTGATCTGAGAAACTGTGATTTTTATTCccttgattttaagatccaaaCTGGCagtcattttttttaaaattaaaattcattgaAACTCAGATCAAAATACTCCACATAATTTATGCTTTTGTATTGTTCTTTTCCTATGATAactaacagtaaaaaaataagaagaaaatcctaaagcaTGAAAAACTAACGGTCaaaagtaataataatagtGTCATTACAAAAATGGGCAGCTTGTTGGACCATTGTACTTTGACGTTTCttttattgtatttgtatgaGAAAGCCAAGAAAAGTATTTTGAGTTCTGGAAATGGACATTTTACATACTTATAAGCAGGCACGTTGTTTTATGCAAAAAAAATGGCATAAAAAAGTGAAATGCCAAACATTAATATCAGGGGGATTTAGGTCTATCCAAAGTGAAATGCCAAACATTAATATCAGGGGGAGTCCAAGGTACCCTTCCTTGGATGGCACCTGAGCTTCTGAACGGCAGTAGCAGTCTAGTCTCTGAGAAGGTTTGTCatttttgtttataataatgtCTTTGAAGGTCTAATTTCGATTTTCCTAATTTTAGTGCTGAAATTCTTTCTTTGTCTTTTTCCTAGGTTGATGTGTTCTCTTTTGGTATTGTAATGTGAAAGCTTCTTACTGGAGAAGAGCCATATGCTGACCTGCACTACGGGGCTATTATTTTTTGCTGTTTGCTCCTTGTAATGCCAATTTGGAATAGGACGTTCATTGGCTTTCTGTTTAGTTGATAGCTCACATGGGTTCAGACAAATCATTTTGGGTTTAGACTTCCTTTAGGCTGCACGGCCTTTTAATCAAGTGTAATTTGAAGTGTTATGCATACCAACAGATTTTCTACAGTAATCACTCTTATGTTTTCGAACCTCATTGGAACCTCattgagttatttttttttttggttgagaAAGTTCTGTATGAACACATAGGATGATTTTTGATATTTGTAATGAACACATATTTCAATAAAGAAGAAGGAAATTTACAAATTAAGTTTCAAAAGTTGTATTATGGTAAAATTTCAGTTCGTCTTTTTAGAATTGTTTCATTTCGTAATAGATTATTATCCATGTCTATAATCCTTGAAAAGAAATAcataatacaaaattaaaaaataacgcATACgcctttaatttaaataacgcatactcctttaatttaaataacgcaTACGCCTCGAATAGTCTACGCATAATAAATCTGGTCGAAAATATAAATTTAGATAATTAACAAAATGATAATTACGATGAGTATTTTGGTCGCAAATATAACTATTCACGATGAGATAATAGACTCGTCGTAAAATAATATTGTAAAGTATTTATTTTCTAACATAAATacaatactccgtattattagAATTAAAAGAACGTGTAGGAATTGAAATCTTTAATATTAGAATTTAAAATAGTTCATATAATGTATGACGAATCACATCGAGTATAGATGAATCGAGTGCCCAATTAAAAGTAAACAAATGACAACTTATAATTTGAAATGGCATATTTACATATGGTCTTTTGACAGTTTTGTTATTCAACTGTAAATAAATACGTATATGAAAGTCAAACCTTGAAACACTTATGTTTGTATCATATTTGATATTGCGGGTTATAAACGGTTTGAATTAAACGGGTTATAAACGGgttacgggttgtaaacggttcgggttgtaaacggttcgggttgaaacagttcgggttgtaaacggtccgggttgaaacggttcgggttgttaACGGTTCGGGTagaaacagttcgggttgtgaACGGGTTTTCCccgggttgaaacggttcgggttgaaataaATCGGGTCATTAACGGTTTTCGGGTTCATTCGGTTCGGGTAGAAACGGTTTCGGGTTGATGCAAACGGTTTGTTATCGGGTATCGGGTCTTAATCGGTTTAATATTTTCGagacggttcgggttcgggttgattgTTATCGGTTCGGTTAATTTTCGGGTTCCAACTAACGGGTTATTAACAGTTCGAGTTCTTAACGAATCGGATTAACCCAGCGGGttcaacggttcgggttgagatTTGACAGCTCTACGTGTATTGGATTGTTGGAATACTTTTTACTTTCCCCTCTCTTCTCCAAaatagaaaaatcaaaattgtataacatttaatatttttttatttcttaaaaATTGCTTACCATTAACCAACAAGAAGAAGCTCCAAGAACCGAAGAAGGAGAAGAATTAAAGAACCATTGTTTTACAAATTTCCAAATTTTCAATTGGGGGTATTCCTCTCTCAAGGTATgtctatattttatattttgttgggtaattatcttttttatttgaacaattGGGAATTAGGGTATGAATTTTTTATATTGAGATCTGTTATTGGCTTGTTGATGTATTCTTAATTTATTCTTTTTATAGTTTTCTCCTATTTAATCAATTAACTAGATTATGCAATTGACAGCACTGGGTTCGAAATTTTCACCCTTGTTTGttactaatttaatttattttttgttgcTAAATTTCACCCCTTTTTTGGTTGTAGGAAGTGAGGAAGATATTCATGATTCATTGGTGAACGATGGACGATGGTCGGTGGGCTTCCAATGATACCACTAACAGTGAGTTCCTTAATATCCCTTCTTAAATCTTAATTACATTTTTGTTTCACAGTATGTTCCAAATTCGTTTTAAATTGAAAGAAAAGCACCATTCTACTACAAGTTGACATTATTTGAAAGAAAAGCAACCTGACATTGTTTATACTATAATTACAccattatttattgtttttgtgCTATAATTACAATTTGGCCGATCCAATACAAATATACAATTGCAATAATTTTGACTATACTTTTAAGCAAATGTAAAATCTCATCACTGTCAACTAGCAAGAAGCAATTGTAGAACTCAATTTGCAATTTGACTacattttttggatttttggaattttggaGTAAGTACACTATACATACATATACTAGTAAACTACTCCCtttgtcccggaatactcgacccggtttgaccggcacagagtttaagacacttgaattgacttatttaatttaataggtagtagttgatagtggggtattattttaatgtagttagtgggaggtgggttaagaggtggggttgggggagagtaggggttgaatttttaattattttttgtatggagtaggggggtAGGtgagttaataggggtggagtgagaaataatataatattgttagaatatttccatttttagaaacaggtcaagtattaagggacggcccgataaggaaaacaggtcaagtattccgggacggagggagtactgaCTACATATTGTGAAAGTCTTTTGTTAATGAATTAATAGGAAATAGAAAAAACAGTCAGATACCCTAAGTTAGCTAAATAATTTTGGCATTTGTGTGTTTTAATAATTAAGGAGTAATGTTCTATGTATTTTCGTGTATTAAAACATGTATATTCAACCTTTCAGGTGGTTTTTGGTGATAAAAGTAGTCAATGATgggcaaacaaaaacatattacATCGTTT
This sequence is a window from Spinacia oleracea cultivar Varoflay chromosome 1, BTI_SOV_V1, whole genome shotgun sequence. Protein-coding genes within it:
- the LOC110795498 gene encoding uncharacterized protein; this translates as MEVTCNPPKKMEFVISKSPIPTERETSDCPGYEFKDDALNHACEWTWTDLQMSHEVSPIKVLAKEKVGKGKPFVPRRSVRINQPVGTFSNAPIVPPPSTTRNTEPSSTFSNAPNVPMCTANKASMVLQKIPRTTAVRKGLMIPRVTPSLVINLSQPSQPTVEPIIELVISLSQAIIEPVINLSQPITEPLLSFSQPITTTEVGESSVVQSQKKKKGNNKKKIEDDMDDMDDASEVDDDDDIMEGEDDQMNMPMIHDEYDPYEDPCFENDGDDVAYFNKLIWEHSNQALDDLTDKEHFKGVLRDYCIQSGFSLIVDKSSPSRFTARCKDYHCSWRIYSSRLPDGTTWAIKSIQNSEHTCMGLDDRNPLVNVKLAGVKLMNDIRANNDISGKTLNELLWQRFGITMATSTVYCMKNWALKELNGGYDESYGYLPKYCEMVMITNTRSAAFCAWKNHNEPERPLIFSSIFLSFKGAIDGLHAGCRSLVGVNGAHLKGNFGGILFTVALDANNELWPFAWAIVPGEDADSWKFFLWHLKKILKEGKRGDDWCIISDRQKGIDVALNELWPQVGRRYCIKHLVKNWQKPFPGPLMHSLFWRACSATSPFTFKKAMEKLQQTNHLSLIWLSKLGGQSRWSRHKFDPKICTNENKTNFVESFNATLGADRCRPVLTLLEGIRRVCMVRMATRRQNCEHWDNNDLCPNIRVKIQQWFTMQAFHESHYCPR